In Cinclus cinclus chromosome 1, bCinCin1.1, whole genome shotgun sequence, the sequence AGTCCTCCCTGCAGGTGACACATTGTGAGATTCCCATGTCCCTTCaccatcccctggtgtcactgtgTCATGACTGGTGCTCGTGGTGAGGGCTATGCATCACCTGCTTTGGTTACAAGAGCACCCCAAGGTGGGTTTTTGGCCTGTCCTTAAAATAACCCCCAAGTCCTTTTAGAGCAGCCTTGTACAGCCACAGGTaggggctgctgcctgcctgaGGCTTCAGGTGTTTTTCCATGCAACAGGAGGAGAAACAGGCACAGGGTCCAGTGAAATCAGCCTGGGGCCTGCTGAGAGCAGTGAGATGTCCAGGCAGGAGGCCCTGACCCCAACCTGTGCTGAGCTCAGGTGCCCAGGGCACATCCCCCACCTGGATGCTCCTGTTGGTGACCCACAGATAGCTGGAACCAGCAGGGCCCCTCTCAGCTCTGCCTTCTGCAGCTCTAAAATCCCAGGgtcattaaggctggaaaaggtcAAGGTCATCAattcccaccctgtgcctgttCCCTACGTTGTCGTGTGCCAAGAGCACCGAGTACCATGTTCAGGTGTTCCCTGGAGGAGTGGGGACTccacacctccctgggcagcttcttccaatgcctgaccaccctttccaggAAGGAGTTCTGCTGTCTGAAAATCCCGagtcctcctccctcccccacctCTCTTGTAGAGTCCTGTGGCAGGGCAAGGTGGGGATTTCCTCCTGCAGAGGACACCCAGGGTGACACTGGTGCTGCAGACTGAGGGGCTTTGCTGCACCAAAgctggggatgggctgggagcCCACCCAGGCACTGTCTTGCATGTGTACGTGCCATAGTGCTGCTGGTCACAGCCTGCAGAGTAAAGAGAGCCAtagcccagctgtgctgggaaagcCTAAAGCCAGGCAAGGGGCAAGCTGGATGTCacctcaggagcagcagctggggttTGATGTCACCTCAGGAGCAGAAGTTGGAGCTCAGTGTGACCTCAGGGGTAGAATGCAGCTTGATGTCACCTCAGGAGCAGAAGTTGGAGCTCAATGTGACGTCAGGGGTAGAGTGCAGCTTGATGTCACCTCAGGAGCAGAAGTTGGGGTTTGATGTCACCTCAGGAGCAGAAGTTGGGGTTTGATGTCATCTCAGGAGCAGAAGCTGGGGTTTGATGTCatctcaggagcagcagtgggggTTTGATGTCACCTCAGGGACAGAGTCTGGGATGGGAGCTGTCCCTGTATGGAGTGGCAGGAGTTAAACCCTCGCAGGTTGTTCCCTCCTGTGGCCAGTGGCAGTCCTGGACAGGTGGAGCAGGAGTCCCTTGGGTACAGGCTGTATCCATGCTGCTGTGCCTGTCACAGATGGCTCCTTTggggctgcagcatccccaggcagggcagagctcatGTGCTCCTTagggcaccccaaaaatcagcctTGAGAAGGCCCTGAGTGCtttccctctgccccagggGTCCCCAAGCATGGCAGAGCTCTTTAGGGCACCCCAGAAATGGTTTCCTGAAGGCCCGGGTTGTAGCCCCTGTGCCCTGGGGGGGATGCtagggagggaagggggtgctcagagctccctgctgtggtgctgggcagggcccGAGGCATCACCTGCTGCTGAGCACGTGCTCTGCACCAGCCTCTTCCTGCCCCAGGTGTGTCCTACCTgccccagagccatcccctcACATGCAGACAGTGACTCCTCCAGAGCTCCCTCTGCAGTTCTAGAGTTGCTCTGGGGGTGACAGACATGAAGGACACACTGTGCTCTGCTTTTGGGATTCCCTCCTGTAAGGAATGGCTGGATTTGTCTTGAAAGCAGGTTTCCAGGCAGGCTTAggacacaacagcagcagcagcagccctctgTGCAGCACCCGTGGTTGGGGCTGTACCAGTACAGCCAGTGCCGCCAGGCAGGGATGAGTACTGGCACCACGCGCTTCCCAGGAGTCCCACTGGGCCATGGGAGCGTTTGGCTTTGCTGTTGAGCTCTGGAAGTGGTGCCTAGTACTGGATCTCGGACTGccaggggtgggggggaggctCTGGTGCCACAGGGAGCGGGGGGAGgttcccagttttcccagttCCAGACCCTCTGCTGCCGGGGAGGACGGGACGGGGGTGGGAGTGCCCAGAGATGGATCTCTGCTcttggagggggggggaagTGGGAGGGATTCTCCCCGTGCCCAGAGCTGAGTCCTTTGCTGCCTGGAGGGGGAAGCTGCCCTAGAGCCAAGGGattccctcctgctgcaggtgtgGCTGGAGATGAGATCAGGCTGGGGGAGACCCGGCCAGAGGGGCTGGAACCCTGCGTGTGCCCCAGGATGAGCCGGGCTTTATCCGGGAGTGAGCTCCGCTCCAGCGCCCTGTGCAGCCAGCAGGGAACTCCTTCTGAtccaggctgtgccagagctgtgccagggctggctccgggagggaagcagcaggggGAGGAGGCCCCGGTGGCCACGGCCAGCCTGGCACTGACCGGCCAGTCCTTGTCTCGCTACAGATGGCAGCTCAGAGGCAGCGGGCACTCGCCATCATGTGCCGGGTCTACGTGGGCTCCATCTACTACGAGCTGGGCGAGGACACCATCCGCCAGGCCTTCGCCCCCTTCGGGCCCATCAAGAGCATCGACATGTCCTGGGACTCGGTCACCATGAAGCACAAGGTGGGGCGGGGCTGGTGGGAGGGGTGGATCCGGGGGAGCTTTAAGGTCCTGTCCCACCCAAACCGATATGGGGTTGCCTGGACCTGGCAAAGAGCACGTGAGCTGTCCTGGGAAGGGGTGGAATTCCCTGGGGGCAGCGAGAGCTGGTGCCAAAGCCCCAGTGATGAGGCATTTTGGGGTCCTCTGCAAAGACATTCCTTTCAGCAGTGTGTCCTAAATGCAAAATACCCATCTTTTCAGGATTCTGGATGGGATacagggaaggaattcttccctgtgagggtggtgaggccctggcacaggttgcccagagagaatctgtggctgccccatccctggaagtatccaagatgaggttggatggggtttggcgcagcctggtctagtggaaggtgtggaactggatgggctctGAGGTCCCTgcaacccaaacctttccatgattctgtgattcccagtCCTCAAGGAACATCCTTCTCTCTTCAAGGCTTTCCAGATGCAGCCAGGAGAGGAAAGGGCCTCTATCCTTATGGAGAACAGGCTCATTTTAGCACTGGGGGTGAATGTTTGCAGCTCCCTGGTGTGCTGTGGGCAGGATTCTGTGGTGGGAGCCAGGAGTGTGCAGGATGCAGTgcacggaatcacagaattgctgaggttggaaaagagccTTGAGTGCCACATTCCTTGgtcacctccagggatgggcactccaaacttcccttccaatgcctgaccactctttcagtgaagaaatccCTCCTAGTAGCCAGCCTGAAGCTCTGCTGGAAGTGCTGACAAGGCAGCAGCCCTTAGCTGGGGTTTTGCTGTGGGACCTCAGAATCTGAGAGGCTCCAGAATCAGATGTCCTCGGGGGAACCTCTGCAGGCATTTCCTGCCATAATAAAATGCTTCTCTAAGGAGCCTTCTTGGGCCACAAGCAGGAATCAGCGTGGTGGGAATCAATTCCATCTGATCTGTGGGAAGCTTTGGCTGTGGCGAGATTGGAGTGATTGACAGGGGTCTTCTCCCATGCCAGGGCTTTGCCTTTGTGGAATATGAGGTTCCTGAAGCTGCCCAGCTGGCCCTGGAGCAGATGAACTCTGTCATGCTGGGAGGCAGGAACATCAAGGTGAATAACGTGAAAATTCCTAATTCTCTTTTCCTGGGAAATAACGGTGTTACGGCTGGAAATGCTCCCCACGGTACTGGGAGTGGGGAAAGAACCCAAAGCCTTTTCCCTACTGGACCTTGGTGTCCAACATGGAGTATACAGTGGCTCTGGGTCCCTCCTCTCTGAGGAGAAACCCCCGAGTCCCACCTGAGATTGGCTCCAGGGACTCCATTCAGGTTTTCCCACCCACACGTGGAATTTTCTTGAGGATAAAGCAAAGGTGATTCTTTATATCTTATGTGATATCTCTGAAACTCCCTGAGTGTGTACAGAGTCCTGTGCCTGAGGGGGGTTAGGAGCCCTGAAGGAAAGGGGTAGGAATGCTGTGATTTGCTTGCAGAATCTTCAGTCCCTGGAAGTTGGTGTTTGACAGGTCAGGGAAGGTCAGTGGGAGAGGTACAGGGAGGAGGGAGTAGAGCCCTGCTCCATGGATTGTCCATATCACACAGTAATGGAACTGTTCAATGGGAAAATCCCTCCTAGCTCGCCAAGTCCAGTCTGGgacccatccccaccttgtccccagcccagagcactgcaTGCCACATCCAGGCCTTCCTTTggcatctccagggatgggcactccaaacctccctgggcagccccttccaatccctgaccaccctttccttgaagaaattcctgctggtgtccaacctgagccttcCCTGGCtcagcctgaggccgttccctctcctcctgtccctcttccctgggagcagagcccaacccaccccccccccccggctgtcccttcctgtcagggagttgtgcagagccacaaggtcctCCCcgatcctccttttctccaggctgagcccctttcccagctctgttcccatccctgtccctgcaggtaGGGAGGCCCAGCAACATTGGGCAGGCTCAGCCCATCATTGaccagctggcagaggaggcCCGGGCCTTCAACCGCATCTATGTGGCCTCAGTGCATCAGGACCTGTCTGATGATGACATCAAGAGCGTGTTCGAGGCCTTTGGGAAGATCAAATCCTGCACCTTGGCACGGGACCCCACGACAGGGAAGCACAAGGGCTACGGCTTCATTGGTAcggctgggacagggcagggctgggagtgtcCTCTGCTCTTGGGGCTGGCTTTAGGGCTTGGGTTTTCCACCCTAGTGAAGGAGTTTCAGTGGGAACATCCTCTTTTCTTGGGGGTGGCTTTAGGACTTGGGTTTTCCACCCTGGTGAAGGAGTTTCATTATGTGGTAGgaataaattcagagcaggtCAGGGCTGGATTTAGAAATACAATTGATAGTGGCTGTGAGGGTcgtgaggccctggcacagagtgcccagagcagctgtggctgccccatccctggcagcatccaaggccaggttggacaggtttggagcagcctggaacagtggaaggtgtccctgcccatggaagggggcAGAGAGTGGGGCTGGATAGTCTTTGAGGTCGTTTCCCACCCAGAGCACTTCGTAATTCCATGACTGAACAACAAGAGGCTCATTGTGGATGATGTTGATGACTTCTCCCCACAGAGTATGAGAAGGCCCAGTCCTCCCAGGATGCCGTGTCCTCCATGAACCTCTTTGACCTGGGGGGTCAGTACCTGCGGGTGGGCAAGGCTGTGACACCCCCAATGCCACTCCTGACCCCTGCCACACCTGGGGGGCtcccacctgcagctgctgtcgctgctgctgctgccaccgcCAAGATCACAGCACAGGTGAGACTGGGGGATGGCTCAGGTGAGACTGGGATGGCACAGGTGAGAGAGGGATGGCTCAGgagaggcacagggacagctcagaGTACACTACAGGTGAGACATGAGGATGGGAGAGGGACAGCAGAGGTAAAACACAAGGacagctcagggcacagctcagGTGAGGCACAGGGGCAGCTTAGGGTGCCCAGagccactgtggctgcccctggatccttggcagtgtccaaggccaggggCTGGATaaggtttggagcagcctggcacagtggaaggtgtccagaCCATACTCTACCCAGGATTTCATACATGGAAGCTTGTCCCTGGCACCTGGGCAATTTGAGACACCAGATTTTGGAATGATCTGGCACAGCTGATGAGAACTTTATTTCAAGAGCTGGTAGGGAAGGGTGGAGAGAATTCCCAGTCTGGAAATCAAACCAACAGTGAGGGAGAATTTCAGGAGAGGCTGAAAGCAAGCAGGGAAGGTCATGGaagggggacagggatgtgggcaggagcagctgtgtgaGCAGTACTCTGGTGGAAGGTCACACCTGTAGCAGGGTGGAACAAGTCTGGAATGGCTTTAGGCTGTTGGGAAACAGGGAAGGGTGGTGGTGTGATGGGTTGGATATTGATAAAGAATTTGAGTTTTCTGGTTTAGTTTTCTGAAGTAACTGGAGCTCCTGGGTTGGGATCACTGGGCACAGATTCCCATGGCTGtgcccccatccctgccttgggcagcaggATCCCCTCCCATGGCACCGTAGCccatggagaaagaaaattccagtatggttttgggattttcttgGGCAGGAATTTCTGCTCAGTGCAGCCTCTGGTTCTGCTGCAGTAGAGCTGAGGCTCCAGGTTTTTTGGGGAATGTGTCCCTGAATCAGAGGTGTGAGGAGCTGCCCCTCATGTGGAACTCACAGGTCCCCAGGGAAGATTCCACAGGTCTGGAATCCTCTGCAGacaagggaagggaggaaattGAGGCATGGCTGGAATTGCTTAGATCAAAATCACTTTGGGAAAGAAGTTTGGGGTCTGCTTCAGTCTAGAGATGTGATACAGACACAGATAAATCCTGCTGTTTGGTTAAGAAACTGCACGATCTGCTCCTGTGAGGAGAGTGGCACTAaagagagaggagcaggggTCACCCCTGTCTACCAGAGGTGGAAAAGTCAGACTGGCAAGGAAGTGAAGCAGGAGGAGTTTTTCAGCCATTTCAATGAGAAGTGGGGGGCAGCTAATGAGCAGTGCAGCCAGAAATTCCAGTGGTTTTATTCCAACACTTTCCCATTACCCTTCACGAGGAGCTTCATTTCCAGTGGAAATACGGAAATTGaaactgggagcagagccctggtggGATGGGTTGGATCCCAGATTTATGTAGAGGAGAGTTGGGATGTCACAGATCCATGAACATGTGGGAGTGGAGGGACAAAACCTTGGGATCTTCTGCTCTGCCACATGAGGGGTTACAGGAGCCCCAAGAACACAAGGATGTGAGCAATTAAATCATGACTACAGAGGCCTGGAAAGAAACAACAGCGAAAACCATTAGGATCCTGGGGTGTGTTTAGGGACATCATTTTCAGTACTCCTGTGGGAGTTGTTCAGCTGGATGCTGTTGGGATTCTGGGCACCTGGAGTCAGGATGTTTGTTGGGATTTGAGTTCCAGGAGAAGGTTTTTCAGAGTTGCTGTTCCCCTGCTGGGCTAGGTGACACCTTGACCTTCCCCAGcggcactgggagctctggggagTGGCAGTATCTGGATTTCCCAGGTGTGGGacatccagcctggctgggtgttctgcagggaggctgctgggcagggctaACCCGAGCTtttccctgtgtcccacaggaAGCCGTGGCAGGAGCCGCAGTGCTGGGCACGCTGGCCACACCAGGgcttgtgtcccctgccctgacGCTGGCCCAGCCCCTGGGGGCTCTGCCCCAGGCTGTGATGGCTGCACAGGCCCCCGGTGTCATCACAGGTGGGTCCCTGTCTGTTGGCACCTGTGTGTTGCTTCCTCCTGGCACCTGTCTGTCCTCTTCCTTCTGTCCAGTGTGTGCTCTTgccacctgtgtcccctcctcctgtcaCCCATGTGTTCTCTTCCCTTGTCACCTATATGTATCCCCTTGTTCCTGTCACCTGTGTGTGCCCTGCCTCTTGCCATCCATGTCCCTTTTCCACAGATGGGATTCTGTGCATGGGCTCCACTTGGAGCTGGAATCCTGCTCGTGGCCTTGCCTGGGCAAGAACTtggatggattttgttttat encodes:
- the PUF60 gene encoding poly(U)-binding-splicing factor PUF60 isoform X4, which produces MAAQRQRALAIMCRVYVGSIYYELGEDTIRQAFAPFGPIKSIDMSWDSVTMKHKGFAFVEYEVPEAAQLALEQMNSVMLGGRNIKVGRPSNIGQAQPIIDQLAEEARAFNRIYVASVHQDLSDDDIKSVFEAFGKIKSCTLARDPTTGKHKGYGFIEYEKAQSSQDAVSSMNLFDLGGQYLRVGKAVTPPMPLLTPATPGGLPPAAAVAAAAATAKITAQEAVAGAAVLGTLATPGLVSPALTLAQPLGALPQAVMAAQAPGVITGVTPARPPIPVTIPQVGVVNPILASPPALGLVEVKKEKEEEEVFQESERPEMLSEQEHMSISGSSARHMVMQKLLRKQESTVMVLRNMVDPKDIDDDLEGEVTEECGKFGAVNRVIIYQEKQGEEEDAEIIVKIFVEFSMASETHKAIQALNGRWFAGRKVVAEVYDQERFDNSDLSA
- the PUF60 gene encoding poly(U)-binding-splicing factor PUF60 isoform X3, coding for MAATTTMALAKKYAMEQSIKSVLVKQTIAHQQQQLTNLQMAAVTMGFGDPLSPLQSMAAQRQRALAIMCRVYVGSIYYELGEDTIRQAFAPFGPIKSIDMSWDSVTMKHKGFAFVEYEVPEAAQLALEQMNSVMLGGRNIKVGRPSNIGQAQPIIDQLAEEARAFNRIYVASVHQDLSDDDIKSVFEAFGKIKSCTLARDPTTGKHKGYGFIEYEKAQSSQDAVSSMNLFDLGGQYLRVGKAVTPPMPLLTPATPGGLPPAAAVAAAAATAKITAQEAVAGAAVLGTLATPGLVSPALTLAQPLGALPQAVMAAQAPGVITGVTPARPPIPVTIPQVGVVNPILASPPALGLVEVKKEKEEEEVFQESERPEMLSEQEHMSISGSSARHMVMQKLLRKQESTVMVLRNMVDPKDIDDDLEGEVTEECGKFGAVNRVIIYQEKQGEEEDAEIIVKIFVEFSMASETHKAIQALNGRWFAGRKVVAEVYDQERFDNSDLSA
- the PUF60 gene encoding poly(U)-binding-splicing factor PUF60 isoform X2, whose translation is MAATTTMALGTESIKMENGQSTAAKLGLPPLTPEQQEALQKAKKYAMEQSIKSVLVKQTIAHQQQQLTNLQMAAQRQRALAIMCRVYVGSIYYELGEDTIRQAFAPFGPIKSIDMSWDSVTMKHKGFAFVEYEVPEAAQLALEQMNSVMLGGRNIKVGRPSNIGQAQPIIDQLAEEARAFNRIYVASVHQDLSDDDIKSVFEAFGKIKSCTLARDPTTGKHKGYGFIEYEKAQSSQDAVSSMNLFDLGGQYLRVGKAVTPPMPLLTPATPGGLPPAAAVAAAAATAKITAQEAVAGAAVLGTLATPGLVSPALTLAQPLGALPQAVMAAQAPGVITGVTPARPPIPVTIPQVGVVNPILASPPALGLVEVKKEKEEEEVFQESERPEMLSEQEHMSISGSSARHMVMQKLLRKQESTVMVLRNMVDPKDIDDDLEGEVTEECGKFGAVNRVIIYQEKQGEEEDAEIIVKIFVEFSMASETHKAIQALNGRWFAGRKVVAEVYDQERFDNSDLSA